The segment TCAGAACCGAGATTGGCGATGATGCCTTTATCGGCAGCAACGTGAACCTTGTGGCTCCGGTTACAGTGGGCAAGGGCGCATTCATTGTCGCCGGTTCCACGATTACGCGTCCGGTATCGGAGAACGATCTGGCGATTGCCAGAGCAAGGCAGGAGAATAAGCCGGGATATGCAGAGAAGATCCGCTCCCGGGCCAAGGCGAAGAAAGACCAGCATAGTCCATCGTAAAGCGTGTAAGCAGAAAGCAGCTGTAGGCTTAGAGCGCCGGACGGACTTCTTGCACATCCGCGCCGGTGCTTTGGCCAGTTAAATTCCGTCACGGAGGGTTTATATTTTATGACTTATTGTGATTCCAAACTCAAGATTTTCACCTGCAACTCCAATCCTAAGCTGGCCAGCCAGATTGCTGATTATATCGGCATTCCGATGGGCGAGTCCCATACGACCAGCTTCAGTGACGGAGAGATTCAGGTTAAGCTGTCGGAGAGTGTCCGGGGCTGTCATGTCTATATCGTTCAGTCCACCTGCGGACCGGTGAACGACAATCTGATGGAGCTTCTGGTGATGGTAGATGCGCTTAAGCGTGCCTCCGCGAAGAGCATCAATGTCGTGATTCCTTACTACGGGTATGCCCGTCAAGACCGTAAGGCCCGTTCCCGTGATCCGATTACGGCCAAGCTGGTAGCGAACCTGATTGAGAAGGCGGGTGCACATCGCGTCATTACTATGGACCTTCATGCGATGCAGATTCAAGGCTTCTTCGACATTCCTGTGGATCATCTGCTGGGTGTTCCGATTCTGGCTCAATACTTCCGTTCGAAGCAAATTCAGAACCCGGTGGTCGTCTCTCCTGACCATGGGGGCGTGGTGCGTGCCAGAAAGCTGGCTGACTTCCTTAATGCTCCGCTGGCGATTATCGACAAGCGCCGTCCTGAACCGAACGTCAGTGAGGTTATGAACATTATCGGTAATATTGAAGGCAAAACGGCGATCCTGATCGATGATATCATCGATACGGCAGGAACGATCGTTCTGGGAGCCAATGCCCTGATGGAAGGCGGCGTGAAAGAAGTCTACGCCTGCTGTACGCATCCTGTATTATCCGGTCCGGCGCATGAGCGTCTGGAAAACTCTCCGATCAAAGAAATTATCGTGACGGATACCATTCCAATTCGCAGCAGCAACCCGACCTCCAAGCTCAAGGTACTGTCCGTGGCCCCGCTTATGGGTGAAGCTATCATTCGCGTGCATGAAGAGCTGTCGATCAGTAAGCTGTTCGAAATCGAATAGGCCGCAGGCAGATCAGCAGAAAAAGGGTTACACCTTTCGTCAAGCGGAAGATGTAACCCTTATCGGCGTGATGCAGCGGGAGGGACTAAAGGCTCGTATAAGCTTCAATATCCCGGACGGGAGATGAAGGTGAAGAGGCTGCGGTTGTACAGCGTACCCTGCAGCTCTACGAAGCCTTCGTCCACCGCTGTAATCACACCGATGTCTACGTGCGCGTTCCCCCTATAGACTTCAACAGGCACAGCATATTGAATATGGTACTGGAAATGGCGCTGCAGTGTTAAGATATCGCCCTGATGTGGCATGTTCATCACCTGTCTCCGGAGTATAAACTTATTGTACCAAAAACGGAACTCTTCTGCTGAGAGTACCGGGCGGAAAGGAAAAACCTTAAATATGAAATGGATTGTTGGACTCGGGAATCCCGGAACGCAATACGCGAAGACCAAGCATAATGTCGGCTTCATGGCCCTCGATGAGCTTGCGTCCAGACACGGAATTGCCTTTAACCAGAATAAATGCAAATCGGTAATCGGTGAAGGGATGATCGGCGGTGTGAAGACGGTGCTGATCAAGCCGATGACCTTCATGAATCTGTCCGGGGAAGCGGTACGGGCTTATATGGATTATTATAAGGTCCAGCTGGAAGATATGATCGTGGTCTATGATGACCTGGATACTGAGCTGGGTAAGATCAGGCTGCGTTATCAAGGCAGTGCCGGCGGGCACAATGGCATCAAGTCCATCATTCAGCATACGGGCACCCAGAGCTTCAACCGGGTGCGGATGGGCATATCCCGTCCGGAGCCGGGCTTTGCTATAGTTGACTACGTACTATCTACCTTCGCCAAGAAGGATGGAGCAAGGCTTGAGAGCATGATAAGTGATACTTGCGATGCTGTGGAATATAGCCTGCAGCATACCTTTGAACAGACCATGGCCAAATTCAACGGATGAAATACAAGGCATAGGGTTCAGGACCCTGCGGCTAAAGCCCTCCCGGGCGGGGCATACTGAAGGTATATACTACCTTCAGGAGGCATATAGATGGCAATACACTATGTATGCAGGCACTGCCGGACGTTCTTGGGAAGCATTGGCAGAAGCGATATTACAGAGATGCAGCTGGGGCTGCAATCCTTGACCCCTGCGGAGCGCAGAGATATCATAGCGTATGATTCAGAAGGCGAGATTACGGTGAAGGTGACCTGCGATTACTGCAAGCAGGCGCTGGATAACAACCCCGAGCTCAGCCTGCTGGCCAGTCCGCTTCAGTAAGGTGGAAGCGCCTGTCTCTATCGTCATCCGCAAGCCTTGGCCTTATCCGCTGAGGCTTGTTTTCGATTCCAATTATAATAGGTGATAGCGGCATTGCCGCTGTCAGCCTGTTTAGTAAGAGAGGTGCACCTGTTGTTACAAGGTCTTATAGAAGCTTTTTCCAAGGATACTGATTTCCAGTCTGTCACCCGTGGCATCGCAGCAGGGATGAAGGAACAGCTTATCTCCGGTCTGTCCGGCTCGGCCAGACAAATCATGCTGGCTGCCCTGCATGAGGAGACGCAGCGTCCGCTCTTGGTTGTGACCCATAATATGTTCTCAGCCCAGAAGATGGTTGATGATTTGCAGGAAGCGCTTTCCCCGGAGCAAGTGCTGCTCTACCCGGCGAATGAGCTGGTGGCGGCTGAGGCCGCTGTCTCAAGCCCGGAGACGCTGGCCCAGCGGATTGATGTGCTGACGCGCTGCGCCCAAGGCTTCCGGGGGATTGTGGTCGTTCCCTACTCCGGCGTTCGGAGGCTGCTCCCCGCTCCGCATGTCATGGCTGAAGCCCAGCTTACGGTTTCGCAGGACGGAACCTTGCCACTGGATGACTTCCTCATGTCCATGATTGAGATGGGCTATGAGCGGGTGGAGCGGGTAGAGAACCGCGGTGAGCTTAGTGTACGCGGCGGTATTATCGACTTCTATCCCATGACCTCTCCACTGGCTTACCGGGTGGAGCTGTTTGATGATGAGGTAGACTCTATCCGCACCTTCGATCCTATGGATCAGCGCTCCATCGATAAGGTCCGCAGTGTGAAGATTACACCGGCCAAGGAGATTATATTCGATCAGCTCCGCCAGGATGCGGCTTCTACCGCTGCGTCTGCAATGCTGGAGCGGCAGCTTGAGAAGATGAGTGACCGTCAGGCCAAGCTGCGTCTGCGTGAGGAGATGGGCCGGGAGCTGGAGATGCTGCGGCAGGGCACCTATTTCCCGGAAGTCTATAAATATATCAGTCTGCTCTACCCTGAACGCATTCATCTGTATGATTATATGGCTCAGGATACTTTGCTTGTCATGGATGAGCCGGCCAGACTTCTGGAGACCGCCAAGCAGCTGGAGCGGGATGAGTCGGAATGGAATCTGCACCTGCTGCAGAACGGCAAGACGCTGCCTGAGCTGCAGCTCTCTGTCGACAGCGAGGTTATTATGTACCAGCGTCCGTTCCAGAGCCTGTTTATGTCGATATTTCTGCGTCAGGTTCCGCATATTCAGCCACAGAATATCTTGGGCTTCATCAGCCGCGGAATGCAGGACTTCCATGGCCAGATGAATGTGCTGAAGTCCGAGATGGAGCGTTGGCACAAGTCCGGCGTGAAGGTGATCATGCTGGCTAATGGCGAGGAGCGGATGGAGCGTATCCGCCGGGTACTGGACGACTATGGCATCGAGGAGCCGACGATCCTGCAGGGTAACCTGGGCTCCGGCTTCGAGCTTCCTTCGATTCATCTCGCGGTGATCACTGAGGGTGAGATGTTCTCGCAGAAGCAGCGCAAGGCGCGTAAGGTCTCGAAGGGCATTGATAATGCCGAACGGATTAAGAGCTATACCGAGTTGAAGATCGGGGATTATGTGGTTCACCAGAATCACGGGATCGGTAAATATATGGGCATCGGGACGCTTGAGGTCAGCGGCATTCACCGCGACTATATGCATATCCTCTATGCTGGAGGCGACAAGCTCTCTGTTCCGATTGAACAGATTGACCTGATTCAGAAATATGTCGGCTCGGAAGATAAGGAGCCGAAGGTCTATAAGCTGGGCGGCAATGAATGGACCCGGGTGACCAGCAAGGTACGGAGCTCGGTTCAGGATATCGCCGATGATCTGATCAAGCTGTACGCAGAGCGCCAGAGCGCGCTTGGCTATGGCTTCGAGAAGGATACGCAGGAGCAGCGCGAATTCGAAGAGATGTTCCCTTATGAGGAGACCCGTGACCAGCTGCGGGCGATCGAAGAGATCAAGAAGGATATGGAGCAGAACCGTCCGATGGACCGGCTGCTCTGCGGTGATGTAGGCTATGGCAAGACAGAGGTGGCGATCCGGGCTGCTTTTAAATCTGCTATAGAGGGCAAGCAGGTGGCTGTGCTCGTGCCGACGACGATTCTGGCGCAGCAGCACTACGAGACCTTCCGTGAGCGCTTCGCCAATTATCCGCTGAATATTCAGGTATTGAGCCGGTTCCGCAGCCGCAAGGAGCAGAATGAGACGATCAAGGGAGTACGCCAGGGGACAGTGGATGTTATTATCGGCACACACCGGCTGCTGTCACAGGATCTGGTCTTCAAGGACCTCGGCCTTCTGATTGTCGATGAAGAGCAGCGTTTCGGCGTGACCCACAAGGAGAAGCTGAAGCGGCTGAAGACCAATGTCGATGTATTGACTCTGACAGCCACACCGATTCCCCGCACGCTGCATATGTCGATGCTCGGGGTGCGTGACTTGTCAGTTATTGAGACACCACCGGAGAACCGCTTTCCCGTACAGACGTATGTGGTGGAGCATAGCCAGACGCTGACCCGGGAAGCAGTGGAGCGCGAGCTGGCCCGTGGCGGGCAGGTCTATTATCTGTACAACCGTGTACAGGGGATTCAGGAAATGGCGGCGCAGATCTCCATGCTGGTGCCGGAGGCAAGAGTGGGTATCGGGCATGGACAGATGTCGGAATCGGAGCTTGAGAAGACGATTCTCGACTTCCTGGACGGAGAGTATGATGTGCTGGTTAGCACCAGTATTATAGAGACCGGTGTCGATATTCCTAATGTAAATACACTGATTGTTCATGATGCTGACAAAATGGGTCTGTCCCAGCTCTATCAGCTGCGCGGACGCGTCGGCCGTTCCAACCGGATTGCTTACGCCTACTTCACCTACCAGCGCGATAAAGTGCTGACCGAGGTGGCTGAGAAGCGCCTGCAGTCCATCAAGGAATTCACCGAGCTCGGTTCAGGCTTCAAAATTGCTATGCGCGATCTCTCCATCCGGGGAGCAGGCAATCTGCTGGGGGCGGAGCAGCACGGCTTCATTGCCTCGGTCGGCTTCGACCTGTATTCACAGATGCTGGCGGAGGAAATCCGCAAACGCAAGGTGAGCGTGCTTGGCGAGGAGGATACTTCCCTGAAGCAGGGGAATACGGTCATTGATTTGTCGATTGACGCGTATCTTCCTTCCGAGTATATTTACGACAGTATCCAAAAAATAGAAATCTATAAGAAGGTTGCTGCTGTGGCTTCCTTCGAAGATGCCTCCGAGCTTGAGGATGAGCTGCTGGACCGGTTCGGCGAATTGCCGGAAGCCGTTATTAATCTGCTCTCTGTGGCCCGGTTGAAGGTGTATGGCAAGCTGTACGGCATGGAATCCATGGTCCGGCGCGGGGATGATGCCCTGCTTAATTTCCACGAGGGCAGCCTCGGGGCGTTTGATACGGCAAAGCTCGCCAAAGTTGGTAATAGCTTCGAAAGGCGTGTACAATTTGATAAGGATGCCAAGGCAACGATCCGGATCAAAGCGAAGGATTTAGGTGACAAGGAGCTGCTGGATGTGCTGGAGCAATTCCTGGCGGCAGCCAAACAGTCTTTAAAATCGAAGGGAGAATTACACAATGTCGTTAAATAAAAAATCCTGGAAGGTACTGGTGGTCTCGCTGACCGCAGCCCTGTCCTTCTCCATGCTTGCTGCCTGCAGCAATAAAAGTGATGATACTGCGGTGGCAACGTATAAGGGCGGCACCATTACCCAGAAGGAATTCAATCTGGATACCCGCGTAATGAAATTCCTGTCCCCCGAGCAGGCGCAGTATCTGGAGATCGATATGTTCAAGGAGTCCATCCTGAAGCAGGAGGTCGCGTTCGAATACTTGGCGGACAAGGCCACGGATGAAGCGAAGAAGGCTGCGGAGAAGGAAGTCGATACTCAGATCGGCTCTATCAAGACTGCGCTGGGCGATAAGTACAAGAGCACGCTGAAGGAACAGGATCTAAGCGAGTCGGACCTGCGTTCCTATATGCAGCGCGTACTTACCGTATATCAGGACATGCTGCTGAAATTAACGGACGAGCAGGTCAAGACCCATTATGAAGCCACCAAGGCTGATTATAGTGTGGCTACTCTGCGCCATGTCCTGGTGGGCCTGACCGATAGCGCCGGTAAAGAGCGGACGGATGCCGATGCGCTGAAGCGCGCCCAGGAAGTGAAGGCGAAGCTGGATGGCGGGGCAGACTTTGCAGCCGTTGCCAAGGAATACTCGGATGATACCGGCACGAAGGAAACCGGCGGTGAATATAAGGACAAGGCTCTGGTAGAATATGTAGCAGAGTTCAAGGC is part of the Paenibacillus sp. FSL M7-0420 genome and harbors:
- the pth gene encoding aminoacyl-tRNA hydrolase; its protein translation is MKWIVGLGNPGTQYAKTKHNVGFMALDELASRHGIAFNQNKCKSVIGEGMIGGVKTVLIKPMTFMNLSGEAVRAYMDYYKVQLEDMIVVYDDLDTELGKIRLRYQGSAGGHNGIKSIIQHTGTQSFNRVRMGISRPEPGFAIVDYVLSTFAKKDGARLESMISDTCDAVEYSLQHTFEQTMAKFNG
- the mfd gene encoding transcription-repair coupling factor is translated as MLQGLIEAFSKDTDFQSVTRGIAAGMKEQLISGLSGSARQIMLAALHEETQRPLLVVTHNMFSAQKMVDDLQEALSPEQVLLYPANELVAAEAAVSSPETLAQRIDVLTRCAQGFRGIVVVPYSGVRRLLPAPHVMAEAQLTVSQDGTLPLDDFLMSMIEMGYERVERVENRGELSVRGGIIDFYPMTSPLAYRVELFDDEVDSIRTFDPMDQRSIDKVRSVKITPAKEIIFDQLRQDAASTAASAMLERQLEKMSDRQAKLRLREEMGRELEMLRQGTYFPEVYKYISLLYPERIHLYDYMAQDTLLVMDEPARLLETAKQLERDESEWNLHLLQNGKTLPELQLSVDSEVIMYQRPFQSLFMSIFLRQVPHIQPQNILGFISRGMQDFHGQMNVLKSEMERWHKSGVKVIMLANGEERMERIRRVLDDYGIEEPTILQGNLGSGFELPSIHLAVITEGEMFSQKQRKARKVSKGIDNAERIKSYTELKIGDYVVHQNHGIGKYMGIGTLEVSGIHRDYMHILYAGGDKLSVPIEQIDLIQKYVGSEDKEPKVYKLGGNEWTRVTSKVRSSVQDIADDLIKLYAERQSALGYGFEKDTQEQREFEEMFPYEETRDQLRAIEEIKKDMEQNRPMDRLLCGDVGYGKTEVAIRAAFKSAIEGKQVAVLVPTTILAQQHYETFRERFANYPLNIQVLSRFRSRKEQNETIKGVRQGTVDVIIGTHRLLSQDLVFKDLGLLIVDEEQRFGVTHKEKLKRLKTNVDVLTLTATPIPRTLHMSMLGVRDLSVIETPPENRFPVQTYVVEHSQTLTREAVERELARGGQVYYLYNRVQGIQEMAAQISMLVPEARVGIGHGQMSESELEKTILDFLDGEYDVLVSTSIIETGVDIPNVNTLIVHDADKMGLSQLYQLRGRVGRSNRIAYAYFTYQRDKVLTEVAEKRLQSIKEFTELGSGFKIAMRDLSIRGAGNLLGAEQHGFIASVGFDLYSQMLAEEIRKRKVSVLGEEDTSLKQGNTVIDLSIDAYLPSEYIYDSIQKIEIYKKVAAVASFEDASELEDELLDRFGELPEAVINLLSVARLKVYGKLYGMESMVRRGDDALLNFHEGSLGAFDTAKLAKVGNSFERRVQFDKDAKATIRIKAKDLGDKELLDVLEQFLAAAKQSLKSKGELHNVVK
- a CDS encoding peptidylprolyl isomerase yields the protein MSLNKKSWKVLVVSLTAALSFSMLAACSNKSDDTAVATYKGGTITQKEFNLDTRVMKFLSPEQAQYLEIDMFKESILKQEVAFEYLADKATDEAKKAAEKEVDTQIGSIKTALGDKYKSTLKEQDLSESDLRSYMQRVLTVYQDMLLKLTDEQVKTHYEATKADYSVATLRHVLVGLTDSAGKERTDADALKRAQEVKAKLDGGADFAAVAKEYSDDTGTKETGGEYKDKALVEYVAEFKAAAHSLPLNTISEPVKTTYGYHIIKVEARKDTTFDTLTADQLKAVKNSAASASLETFLEKELDSLEIKINLPKSSAAAGSAGATATPAPAAGSDTPAATDTPAATEAAK
- a CDS encoding anti-sigma-F factor Fin family protein, translating into MAIHYVCRHCRTFLGSIGRSDITEMQLGLQSLTPAERRDIIAYDSEGEITVKVTCDYCKQALDNNPELSLLASPLQ
- a CDS encoding ribose-phosphate diphosphokinase — its product is MTYCDSKLKIFTCNSNPKLASQIADYIGIPMGESHTTSFSDGEIQVKLSESVRGCHVYIVQSTCGPVNDNLMELLVMVDALKRASAKSINVVIPYYGYARQDRKARSRDPITAKLVANLIEKAGAHRVITMDLHAMQIQGFFDIPVDHLLGVPILAQYFRSKQIQNPVVVSPDHGGVVRARKLADFLNAPLAIIDKRRPEPNVSEVMNIIGNIEGKTAILIDDIIDTAGTIVLGANALMEGGVKEVYACCTHPVLSGPAHERLENSPIKEIIVTDTIPIRSSNPTSKLKVLSVAPLMGEAIIRVHEELSISKLFEIE